The genomic interval GATAACTCACGTTTTATCCCAATCCGGTGAAATTCATGTTCTTGCTCTTCCATTTGTACAAGATCCACTTTCTTGTTAGCGGTGGTTGTTTTTTTGCGAGGATTCCAGACTGTTTGAATAATGCCGATTACCAGCATCACAATCGCAAAAAAGTTGAACAAAATGCTTAGGAGAAAGACTTCATATGGAGACAAATCCAACCCAAGCTCTTGAATCCCGCCTTCTACTAAAGAGACCATAAAGCCAACAAACGCTGTAGCTACAGGCAAAAGAACAATGACTGACTCTGTTGAAATATCGAGCGTGAGCCCAACTTTTTGCTTTGATAGATTCATTTTTTTGATCAGTGATTTCACGATCGGACCGACCATCATAATCCGAAACATCGGCATCATAAATGTAAAAGGGAGAGTCAGCCAGATCAGACCGAGCAGACCCCGTTCTGATTTAATCTTCGTGCCGACCCATTCAGAAAAGCCTTTAATCCCGCCTGATATATTCATCATCCCGACAAGACCGCCAAATAAATAAAGGAACCCAATGATATTGATATTTGTTTCATCTGATAATGTTGTGACGATATATGATACGGATTGTTGTGCCCCTGTTAATAAATTTGCTGTTACAATCAATGAGCCCACAACGAGTCCTAAAACAAGACCGGGTAAAATATTTTTAAGCCATATCGACATTGAAATAACAATAAGAAATGGTAACAGAGAAAGCCAGGTATGTTCCAAAATCCATTCCTCCTTCAACTGTTTCAGTTTTTCCCTTCTTAGCTTTCTTCATTCAATGAATGATTTTAAATTTTCCATTAATGATTTAGATCAAAGTAATAACATGAAATCGCTATGCTCAGTAGTGTAACTTTATGTAGTTGGTAAATTGAAAAATCCGGTTTCTACATTTTTTAAATAATAGTTATTTGAATCAGTCACTTTGCCCAAGCAGCGTACATATCTTTAGGGTGAGAGTATTAGAAT from Metabacillus sediminilitoris carries:
- a CDS encoding Na+/H+ antiporter NhaC family protein, producing MEHTWLSLLPFLIVISMSIWLKNILPGLVLGLVVGSLIVTANLLTGAQQSVSYIVTTLSDETNINIIGFLYLFGGLVGMMNISGGIKGFSEWVGTKIKSERGLLGLIWLTLPFTFMMPMFRIMMVGPIVKSLIKKMNLSKQKVGLTLDISTESVIVLLPVATAFVGFMVSLVEGGIQELGLDLSPYEVFLLSILFNFFAIVMLVIGIIQTVWNPRKKTTTANKKVDLVQMEEQEHEFHRIGIKRELSLVKAQPWHLIIPVILLLSLSLFLLWQDGTARGAQTIFAAFSQADATFVMLLAVFITIIFSFVFYIIRKQKLDEILYHFYDGGNQMMEAISLLVLIWALTLSAEELGFSAFISSTLGAFLPASMTPATIFLIGSIVGYFIGSSWGTWGLFMPLGMTLAVSTGASIPLTVGAVFASGAFGALASPLGDTTITTASILDMPLVEYARYKLKISIIGGVIAIIFYLIFGFFVV